GCTCGTTCCGGTCAGAGACCGGGGGTCGTGCTGCCCGCGACCAGCTGTTCGAGCCTCGCGCGCACGGCGGGTGACAGGTCGGTCGCGCGACGCCCGGCGTCGATCGTGAACTGGGCGATGCGCCCGGCCAGGAACTCGCGTCCGGTGCTCGCGAGGTGCTCGGCGAGGGCGGTCATGGCGCCGAAGTCGTACGCCGCGACGGCCCGCGCGAACTGCTGCCACGTGGCCGTCTCGCCGGCCGGTCCGGGCAGTCCGTCGGTGGCGGCCAGCAGGCGCCTGACCCTCTGCGGTCCGTCCACGAGGACGGCCAGGCCCAGGGCGTCCAGCTCGGCCGCCAACAGGCCGTGCTCCTGCGCCTCCGCGGCGATCCCGTCGAGGATCTCGAGGGCGCGCTCGGGGTCGGCGAGCGCGTCGTGGGCGACGGCCTGGGCCTGGCGGCGCTCGAGGTCGCTCTGCCGCCGCTGGTGCACGGGCCACGCCTCGGACGAGTCGAGCATCGCGCGTGCCTCGTCCTGCCGCCCGAGCAGGGCGAGCGTCTGTGCGGCGAGCGCCTGCAGCCAGCCGCGGTAGCCGAGGGGATCACTCGTGGCCGTGCTGAGCAGGAACAGCTGCGCGTTGGCGAGGGCCACGTCGGTGCGGCCGTGGGTCAGGGCGAGCATCCCCGACATCAGGGTGCCGATCCTGCCGTCGGCCCCGTACGGCACGGCGAGCTCGCGGTAGCGCTCGAGCAGCGCCTGCGCCTCATCGAGCTCGGCGGCCGAGACCAGCGCGATGAACAGCACCTCGCGCACGGGAGCGAGCAGCGCCGAGCTCGCGTCCACCTCGGGCGACTCCAGCAGGGACACCGCGGCACGACCGGAGTGGACCGCCTCGGCGCACCGGCCCGCATGACGCAGCAACGAGGACGCGGCCGAGTGGGCCATGGCCTGGTTGATCGGGGACAGGGTCCCGTTCAGTGTGAGCGAGCGGGCGCGGCGGATCATCGCGGGACGTGACTCCGTGAACGCCTGGACGCTGAGGTCCGCGATCTCGACGACGACGGCTCGACGCGCTCGCGTCTCCACGTCGTGGCCGGGGCCGATCGCGCGGTCGCGATGGGCGTCGCGCTGGTCCGCCGGCACGAGCCGGGTGGACCAGCGCATGAACGTCGCCAGCTCGTCCTCGGGCACCTCGGCCGGGTCCACGGACGCGAGGAGCCCGGCCAGGGCGGTGAGGTCGCCGACCTGCGTCAGCGCGTGGGCGCGCTCCTGCTGGACCTGGATCGCGGTGGCGGACGTGCTGCCGGGATCGGTCATCTCGATCGTGCGGCGGTAGAGGCCACGGTCGTTGGCGGCACGGGCCGCGGCCCGGACCAGCTCGTGGCCGACTTCCTGCCCGGCCCACCGGCACCAGCGCACGCTGCGCACGAGGCTCTCGGGTCGGCGGATCGAGGCCGGCAGCACGTGGGCGTACGCCTGCCACAGCTCGGTGGCGCGAGCGACCGACAGCGCTGCCGCGACGGCTTCCTTCTCCAGCGGGTCGCTCATCGTCAGCACCCCGTCACGCAGGCAGAGGACGCCGTGCCGGACCGCGTAGGCGATGTCGTCCTCGGCGAGACAGGCCGAGGCCTCGGCGAGCTCGACCTCACCCACGAGCGACACGAGGTCGAGCAGGGTCGCGATGCCCGGCGTCGCGCCGATCCAGTCCGCCGAGGCGGGCCGGCGTCTGCCCGGGAGCGCGAGGCGGGCGTCCTCGATGCGTTCCGGGTCGATCATCACGACCCCTTCTGCACGCACCAGGGCGTCGCTCGCCTCCAGGAGGTCGCCGATCTGGCACAACGTGCCGTACGCCCCGCGGGAGCGTTGGTGGGCGAAGTCGACCAGCACGTCGTGGGGCTCGGCCAGCAGCCGCGCCCGCAGGAGGCGGGCGACGGTCGAGCGGTCAAGGGGGCCGAGGTCGACCCTCTCGGCCAGGGCCGCCAGGCGCGGGATCGTCGCCACGGTCTCGGGGGTCATGGCGGTGACGATGCGCAGGTCCTGGCTGACGGCGAGATCCGTCAGGGCGTCCAGGCTCTCCAGGTCGGCGAAGTCCGGTGCGCCGAGCAACAGCGTGGGACGTCCCGACGTCGAGGAGCCGATGACGTCACGCACGCGGGTCACCACGTCGGCGCCCCCCGCGTCCGGGCGACCGCCGACCTCGGCGAGCAGCCGCGTCAGCGTGCTGAGTGGTGTGTTGCGCTCGTCGTGCCGGCACATGAGCTCCCACACGACTCCGGGCGCCCCCGCGACGACGGATCGTCCGAGCAGGTGCCGGTTGGAGCCGGAGGGCCCGACCACGAGCAGGACGTCCCGTCGTTCCAGCAGCCCCCGGACCGAGGCGACGAACTCGGGGGAGAAGGCCGGGGGCCAGGGTGCGGGCGCCGGGACGAGTCGCTTGATGGGAGTGGCCTTTCGGGCGGCAAGCTGGGGAGGTGCGGCGGGGAGGGGTCCCGCGGGGCGGTTCGCTCGGGTCGACGGATCAGGTGGGCTCGATGTGACGGTGGGAGACGGGGTCGGCCAGCTCCTGCAGCCGGGTGCGGGTCAGCGGCTCGAGGTCGGTCGCCCGTCGCGCCATGTCCAGGACGTACTGGGCGACCGCGGCGGCGTAGAACCGGGCGTCACGGCGCTCCAACTCCTCCGCGAGCGCGACGAGGGCGGGGATGTCGTACGCCCGTGCCGCGCGGGCGAACGTCTGCCAGACGGCGGGCGTGCCGCTGGGCTCGACGAGGTCGTCGACCGCGGCGAGCAGCATCGACAGGTGCGGCGGTCCGCCGATCTGGACGCTCAGCACGCAGGCGTCGATCTCGGCCAGGCGCTGCTGGTGCGCGCGGCCCTCCTCGGCGACCTCAGCGAGGAGGGTGAGCGCCTCCTCGGGCTCGGCGAGCGCGTCGTGCGCGCAGGCCTGGGCGATCCGTCGCTCGAGGTCACGTTGGAGGACGGCGGCCGGGTGTGTCCTCGACACCTCGAGCAGGTCGTGCGCCTCCTCGTGGCGTCCGGCCTGGGCGAGCAGGAGGGCCAGCAGTGCCTCGACCCATCCGCGGACCTGGTGCGGGTCGTGGCGCCGCAGACCCGTGAGGCACAGGCGCGCATCGACCAGCGCCTCCTTGACGTCGCCCCGGACGAGGTCGAGCAGGGCTCGCAGGGCCGTCGTCATCCGCCCGCTGCCGGCCAGGCCGAGCGCTCCCGAGGAGTAGTCCGCGAGTGCCTCCTGGGCACCCCTCAGGTCGAGCGCCGAGATGAGCGCCATGACGTGGCACTCGCGCGCCACGTCGAGGTGGAACGCGCTGACGCGGTCGGGGTCGTCGAGCAGCAGACGCAGCGCGAACTCGGCCGACTCGACTGCGCGGGCGGGGTGCCCGGACCGTCGCTCGACCGACGACAACGTGGTGAACGCGACCGCCCGGTTCGCCTGCGAGAGCTGGGCGGAGAAGGTGAGTGCGCGCAGCTGGGAGGTGAGCTCTTCGCCCGCCTCCACGTGAGCCTGGACCATCAGCCCGGCCAGGGTGTTGACCGCCGAGCGGCGTCGGCCGTCCTGCACGTCCGCGGCCCACGTCGCGCGGTCGACCATCGTCGTCCGCGCTGGGCCGGGGACGGAGCGGCCGGCCCACAGCAGGTAGGGCAGCAGCTCCTCCTCGGAGAGGTCCTGCGGGTCCAGTGCCGCGAACATCGCCGCGAGCTCTTCGTCCTCCCCGAGCTCGGCGAGGGCGAACGCACGCTCCAAGGGGGCGACCACCACACCCTTCTCGTTGTGGTCGGCATCGGTGAACGTGAGGGCGTGCCGGTGACGGGCCGAGAGGTTCGCCTCGCGCGCCGCACGCGCCGCGAGGGGCAGTGGGAGCAGGTGACGGGCGGCACGCCACCACTCGGCGGCCAGCAGGGCGACACCGGGACGTTCCAGGGTGGTCGTCAGCAGAGCCGACCAGCGGTCGAAGAGCTCGCGCTGACGCTCGACCGGCAGGGTCCGACAGACCAGCGTCGCCTCGGCGGGAGACGCGAAGGTCAGGGCGCCGTCGGCCGTCCGCAGCGTGCCGTGGTCGATCGCGAGGTCGATCGCGGCGGGGTCGAGGTGTCGGCGCGCCTCGGCCAGGTCCAGCTGACCGAGGAGCGACGTCAGGTGCACGAGCTCGGTGACGCCCTCGCCGCCGCCGAGCCGCTCGACGGTCGTGGGTGCCCACAGGCTGGCGAGGCGATCGGTCGTCGCGTCCGTGCGGTCGGGGTTGAGGACGAGGACGTCCTCGACGGGCACGATCACCTCGGCTTCACGCGCCGCGTCGCAGATCTCGCGGAGCACGCCGTACGAGCCGGCGGTCCGCTCGAGCAGCAGCGTGACGACGGTGGGGTGCGGGACCGCGCCGAAGCGGGCCTGCAGGAGCTCGGTGACGGTCGACCGGTCGAGCGCGTGGAGCTGCACCACCTCCGCGACGGACAGCAGCTGCCGCTGGGCGACCACCGTCTCCGGAGTGAGCGTCGCGACGAGCCGCAGGTCGCCGGTCGCGGCGACCCGGCTCAGGACGGTCACGCTCCCCGGGTCGCTCAGGTAGGCGTTCGCCAGCACGAACGTCCGCTGCTGGCGGGGCAGCCGGCGCAGCTCCTCGCGCACGGCGGACTCGACTGCGCGTTCATCCGCGTCGGCTGCCAGCTCAAGGCCGGGCAGGAGCTGCTGCACGGCGAACCAGGGCAGGCCCTGCTCCCCGTGGCGGGCGACGTGCCGGACCGGGCTCGGCCCGTCGGGGCCCAGGGCGGCGACCTCGTCGGCGAGGCGGTTGCGTCCGCTCCCGGGCGGACCGACCACGAGGAGGGCAGGACGCTGCTCGAGCAGCGCCCGCGCATGTGCGACGAACGGCTCTGAGAACGGCGGCGGCCACGGGCCAGCAAGCTGGCCGCACCTCGGCTCCGACAATGCACTGCTCTTTTCGTCCGGCCCCTGGACGTGACACACGATAGACCCGAACGTGCCTGGAGGGACATACGACGTCTCGCACCCTGACACCACCGATGTCACGTAGGGGTGTGGAGGTCGCGAGGAATTCGGCGGATGCCGACGCAGTTGAACCATCAGTGCCTCTTCTCCTTGACTCCCTGACCCTGCGCGGCGTGACCGCGCGCAACCGCATCTGGCTCGCGCCGATGTGCCAGTACAGCGCCCTCGAGCGCGACGGCATGCCGAACGACTGGCACCTGGTCAACCTCGGACGGCACGCCGCCGGAGGATTCGGTCTGGTCATGACCGAGGCCGCGGCCGTCGTCCCGGAGGGCCGCATCAGTCCCGAGGACGTCGGCATCTGGACCGACGACCACATCGCGCCCTGGCGCCGCATCATCGACTTCGTCCGCGGACAGGGTGCCGTGGCCGGTATCCAGCTCGCGCACGCCGGCCGGAAGGCCTCGACGTACTCGCCGTTCGGCGCCGGCACCGCCTCGGTGCCCGTCGACGACGGCGGGTGGGAGACCGTGGGTCCCTCCGCGCTGGCGTTCGAGGGCTACGCGGTGCCGCGGGAGCTGACGACCGACGAGGTCCGGGGGATCCCGCAGGCGTTCGCCGACGCTGCCGTCCGCGCGGACCAGGCCGGTTTCGACGTCGTCGAGCTGCACGCGGCACACGGCTACCTGCTGCACCAGTTCGTCTCGCCGCTGTCGAACCACCGCACCGACCAGTACGGGGGCTCCTTCGAGAACCGCACCCGCCTCGTCGTCGAGGTCGCGGACGCCGCGCGGGCCGTGTGGCCCGAGGACAAGCCGCTGTTCGTCCGCCTGTCGGCCACCGACTG
Above is a genomic segment from Aeromicrobium chenweiae containing:
- a CDS encoding NADH:flavin oxidoreductase/NADH oxidase, translated to MPLLLDSLTLRGVTARNRIWLAPMCQYSALERDGMPNDWHLVNLGRHAAGGFGLVMTEAAAVVPEGRISPEDVGIWTDDHIAPWRRIIDFVRGQGAVAGIQLAHAGRKASTYSPFGAGTASVPVDDGGWETVGPSALAFEGYAVPRELTTDEVRGIPQAFADAAVRADQAGFDVVELHAAHGYLLHQFVSPLSNHRTDQYGGSFENRTRLVVEVADAARAVWPEDKPLFVRLSATDWAADGWDVEQTAQLSTILADHGVDLVDVSSGGLVAHQRITVEPGYQVPFAYEVRKRSGLPVSAVGLITEPAQAEQVLLDGAADAVMLGRVAIREPSWPLRAAHELGVPRRHAPYPPQHERGAWH